In Microvenator marinus, one genomic interval encodes:
- a CDS encoding ATP-binding protein, with product MDQLRAQADAVVANLVTQFADPFDALRELCQNSIDAGTSRIEVWTSFEGAPGKPGVIEIHVDDFGEGMDEAIIDNQFTRLFASTKDKDFTKIGKFGIGFVSVFALKPKAVLVHTGRGGEYWEVLFDHELNIHKSTLNVPVEGTQITIFLEGDQNRYQEVVKRSFDSLKKWCVHAETEIWFEDRSSKTVKQPVEITEAWGLPGRSFHYATEGTEAVLAFSDAPRYSFYNRGLTLAYAESPAGLLPTRIEPHFAHISVKMKSRYLEHTLSRDTIVKDVYYESAMSILQRARLDMFAELVKDVVELVKEPTWNLDHMLEYCSLMEQLSLAPDIESFNLLNARIFRTHGGKGVTPMDLLEMYESKGRVLISPDLTSFVENVGKDEVILGASQLHHAQNPLRVIQTIAPRVMVLAYKESLVGRVVQYFWPRNEAMTKSIKLPESVFVSIEVVEADLIARKMLDDVLSLTQTAGLRFKRIELFRPTTEHSPFFVVAEKLATLMERPSAGAVMKELAVNELHPHFQRLKKLYNTHPDVAVFCLARALLIDDSGAGIHAFNSTLKGDPSTAILEEIMKRAS from the coding sequence ATGGACCAGCTTAGAGCGCAAGCCGATGCCGTTGTGGCCAACCTTGTCACGCAGTTCGCGGACCCTTTTGATGCCCTGCGTGAACTCTGCCAAAACAGCATTGATGCGGGTACTTCGCGGATCGAAGTTTGGACCAGTTTTGAAGGCGCGCCTGGCAAGCCCGGCGTCATCGAAATCCATGTCGATGATTTCGGCGAGGGCATGGATGAGGCGATCATCGACAACCAATTTACGAGGTTGTTTGCGTCTACCAAGGACAAAGATTTTACCAAGATCGGCAAGTTCGGAATTGGCTTTGTTTCAGTCTTCGCGTTGAAGCCGAAGGCCGTGCTCGTCCACACTGGGCGCGGTGGAGAGTACTGGGAAGTCCTTTTCGACCACGAGCTCAATATCCACAAGTCCACGCTCAACGTACCGGTCGAAGGCACCCAGATTACGATTTTTCTAGAGGGTGACCAGAACCGCTATCAAGAGGTTGTCAAGCGCTCCTTTGACTCATTGAAAAAATGGTGTGTCCACGCAGAGACCGAGATTTGGTTTGAAGATCGAAGCTCCAAAACGGTGAAACAACCGGTTGAAATCACCGAAGCCTGGGGCTTGCCAGGGCGCTCGTTTCACTACGCGACCGAAGGCACCGAAGCCGTTTTAGCCTTCTCAGACGCCCCAAGATATTCGTTCTATAACCGGGGCCTCACGCTCGCCTACGCGGAGTCGCCAGCAGGTCTCTTACCAACCCGAATTGAGCCACATTTTGCTCATATTTCCGTGAAGATGAAGTCGCGCTATCTCGAGCACACGCTTTCGCGCGATACCATCGTCAAAGACGTCTATTATGAGTCGGCGATGAGCATTCTTCAGCGAGCGCGGCTGGATATGTTTGCCGAGCTGGTCAAGGACGTGGTTGAGCTAGTCAAAGAGCCTACTTGGAACCTCGATCATATGCTCGAATATTGCTCTTTGATGGAGCAGCTTTCCCTGGCACCGGATATCGAGAGCTTTAACCTACTCAACGCGCGCATTTTTAGGACCCACGGAGGAAAGGGAGTCACACCGATGGATCTCCTCGAGATGTACGAGTCTAAGGGGCGTGTACTCATCTCGCCGGATTTGACGTCGTTTGTGGAGAATGTTGGGAAAGACGAGGTCATTCTAGGGGCATCACAGCTCCACCACGCGCAAAACCCCCTGCGCGTTATCCAAACCATCGCGCCACGAGTGATGGTGCTCGCGTACAAAGAAAGCCTTGTCGGTAGGGTTGTCCAGTACTTCTGGCCGCGCAACGAAGCGATGACAAAGTCCATCAAGTTGCCCGAAAGTGTGTTTGTTTCCATCGAAGTTGTTGAGGCCGACCTGATCGCACGCAAAATGCTCGACGATGTGCTCTCGCTCACTCAAACAGCAGGGCTTAGGTTCAAACGCATCGAACTCTTCCGGCCGACAACCGAGCATTCGCCATTCTTCGTTGTGGCTGAGAAATTAGCCACGCTCATGGAGAGGCCAAGTGCTGGAGCCGTGATGAAGGAATTGGCTGTCAACGAATTGCATCCCCACTTTCAGCGCCTCAAGAAGCTCTACAACACCCATCCCGATGTGGCGGTGTTTTGCTTAGCGCGGGCGCTCTTGATTGATGACAGTGGTGCCGGGATTCACGCATTCAACTCTACACTAAAAGGCGATCCAAGTACGGCTATCCTAGAAGAAATCATGAAGAGGGCCTCATGA